From the genome of Pseudomonadota bacterium, one region includes:
- the rplT gene encoding 50S ribosomal protein L20: MARVKRGVTKHARHKKVVDRAKGARGRQKNTFRAAKQRVDKNLQYAYRDRRRKKRIFRGLWIQRINAASREHGMTYSQFVNGIKKAGIEIDRKVLADLAVREPLTFKALAEQAQAALP, from the coding sequence ATGGCACGTGTAAAACGCGGTGTGACAAAGCACGCCCGGCACAAAAAGGTTGTTGATCGTGCGAAAGGTGCTCGCGGGCGGCAAAAAAATACATTCCGTGCGGCGAAGCAAAGGGTTGATAAAAATCTCCAGTACGCTTATCGCGACCGTCGTCGAAAGAAGCGCATATTTCGAGGTCTCTGGATTCAGCGCATCAACGCTGCATCGCGTGAACACGGCATGACATACTCACAGTTTGTTAACGGTATAAAAAAAGCTGGAATTGAGATCGATAGAAAAGTACTTGCTGATTTGGCGGTTCGTGAGCCACTTACTTTCAAGGCGCTGGCTGAACAGGCTCAGGCTGCATTGCCTTAA
- the rpmI gene encoding 50S ribosomal protein L35: MPKLKNKSSAKKRFRLTATGRVRFNSAKLRHMLRRRSQKMKRTNRGTQIMSKSDSRIVKRNFLRNS; the protein is encoded by the coding sequence ATGCCCAAGTTGAAGAACAAATCGAGTGCGAAAAAGCGCTTTCGCCTAACTGCAACGGGGCGGGTGCGATTTAACAGCGCAAAACTTAGACACATGCTGCGTCGACGTTCGCAAAAAATGAAGCGTACAAATAGAGGTACGCAGATTATGAGCAAATCGGACTCCCGTATTGTAAAGCGCAATTTTTTGCGCAATAGTTAG
- a CDS encoding enoyl-CoA hydratase-related protein translates to MSAGLELAAGCDLRICADNAKFSMPEVELDIPSIVEAALLPRLIGWGRTSWLLYRGDAIDAHTAEDWGLIEKVVPAEILDGAIEECPKKLASNGPTGIRLQKKLMRKWENSFLQKAIEAGIDVFAESYSAGDANKRIQEATGKLKHQERGTLKF, encoded by the coding sequence ATATCTGCTGGACTAGAACTCGCAGCAGGATGCGATCTCCGCATTTGTGCCGACAACGCAAAATTCTCTATGCCGGAAGTAGAGTTAGATATTCCATCAATAGTAGAGGCAGCGTTGTTACCCCGCCTGATTGGCTGGGGCCGAACATCTTGGCTTCTTTATCGGGGCGATGCAATAGATGCACACACTGCCGAAGATTGGGGCCTCATTGAGAAGGTAGTGCCCGCGGAAATACTTGACGGTGCCATCGAAGAATGTCCAAAAAAACTCGCTTCCAACGGACCTACCGGTATACGTTTACAAAAGAAACTCATGCGGAAATGGGAAAATAGTTTTCTTCAGAAGGCCATAGAAGCTGGTATCGATGTTTTTGCCGAGTCCTATTCGGCTGGTGACGCCAATAAAAGAATTCAGGAAGCCACCGGCAAACTAAAGCACCAAGAGAGAGGAACATTAAAGTTCTAA
- the infC gene encoding translation initiation factor IF-3, with protein MLSPPVKEGPKANEQIEAAEVRLIDAEGGQVGVVGISEAISMAADSGLDLVEVSPNVSPPVCKILDLGKFKYEAQKKKSEARKKQKIIELKEIKFRPNIEQHDYDVKMRAMRRFLDDGDKVKVTLRFRGREMVHQHLGMNVLKRVRDEMDGAAKVEQMPQLEGRQMTMILVPR; from the coding sequence ATATTGAGCCCGCCGGTCAAGGAAGGACCAAAGGCTAATGAACAAATTGAAGCTGCAGAAGTTCGACTTATTGATGCGGAAGGGGGGCAGGTAGGCGTAGTTGGTATTAGCGAAGCTATCTCTATGGCCGCAGACTCGGGACTAGATCTCGTTGAAGTTTCTCCTAATGTATCGCCACCTGTGTGCAAGATCCTTGACTTGGGTAAATTTAAATACGAAGCACAAAAGAAAAAGAGTGAGGCTCGAAAAAAGCAGAAGATAATTGAACTTAAGGAGATAAAGTTTCGCCCCAACATCGAACAGCACGATTATGACGTCAAGATGCGTGCAATGAGACGGTTCCTTGATGATGGTGATAAGGTTAAGGTAACCCTAAGGTTCCGCGGGCGTGAAATGGTGCATCAACATTTAGGTATGAATGTCCTAAAGAGAGTGCGAGATGAGATGGATGGAGCAGCAAAAGTCGAGCAGATGCCTCAACTTGAGGGGCGCCAGATGACCATGATTTTAGTTCCGCGGTAG
- the thrS gene encoding threonine--tRNA ligase, translating into MGRVVNIVLPDGTKKVFEAPTTGAEVALSIGPGLAKSAIAVIVDGVEWDLTRRIEQDSSVSIITRDSDAALPLLRHDCAHVLAEAVQEIWPDVQVTIGPPIEDGFYYDFDRETPFTPDDLVKIEERMAEIVDRDEAFSREVWERERAIKFFKEKREYYKAEIIENLPADEEITIYRQGDWLDLCRGPHSQSTGKIGKAFKLTKLAGAYWRGDSRNAQLQRIYGTCWRTEKELKTHLLRLEEAEKRDHRKLGRAMDLFHLHEQAPGSIFWHAKGWSLFQALIDYMRKRQTSAGYLEINTPDIMERSLWEQSGHWEKFGENMFTTEAREDRIFALKPMNCPGGVQVYKQGIKSYRDLPQRISEFGKVHRYEPSGALHGLMRVRAFTQDDAHIFCTEEQITQECCTVCRLILDIYHDFGFTDVRIKFSDRPAIRIGSDAIWDKSEAALKAAVEATGLVCVTNPGEGAFYGPKLEFVLRDAIGRDWQCGTLQVDLNLPGRLGATYIGADGEKHTPVMLHRALFGSLERFIGILLEHYSGILPLWLAPVQLVITTITSDADDYAAKVLEICEANGLRAEADTRNEKINYKIREHSHAKVPILYVIGKREAEEGTVAIRRLGGKQQEVLALTDAITRLTKEALPPHAS; encoded by the coding sequence ATGGGTAGGGTTGTTAATATTGTGTTGCCGGATGGCACTAAGAAAGTTTTTGAAGCTCCAACAACTGGGGCTGAAGTGGCATTGTCAATCGGACCGGGGTTGGCTAAATCGGCTATCGCAGTAATTGTGGATGGTGTTGAGTGGGATTTAACCCGGCGGATCGAGCAAGACTCAAGTGTTTCTATCATAACTAGAGACTCTGACGCGGCGTTGCCACTGCTTCGTCATGATTGTGCTCATGTTTTAGCTGAGGCAGTGCAGGAGATATGGCCTGATGTGCAAGTCACGATAGGTCCGCCTATTGAAGATGGATTTTATTATGACTTTGATCGTGAGACACCGTTTACGCCGGACGATCTCGTAAAAATCGAGGAGCGCATGGCTGAAATTGTTGACCGTGATGAAGCATTTTCACGGGAGGTTTGGGAGCGGGAAAGGGCCATTAAATTTTTCAAAGAAAAGCGGGAATATTATAAAGCAGAAATAATAGAGAATCTGCCAGCTGATGAGGAAATCACCATCTATCGCCAAGGTGATTGGCTAGATCTGTGTCGCGGACCACATTCACAATCAACTGGTAAAATTGGTAAGGCCTTCAAGTTGACCAAGCTTGCAGGTGCATATTGGCGTGGAGATTCACGTAATGCACAGCTTCAGCGTATATATGGTACGTGCTGGCGCACCGAAAAAGAGTTGAAGACCCACCTTCTTCGGCTGGAAGAAGCTGAAAAGCGAGACCACCGTAAGCTAGGGCGTGCAATGGATTTATTTCATCTGCATGAGCAGGCTCCAGGGTCTATTTTTTGGCATGCGAAGGGTTGGTCACTATTTCAGGCTCTTATCGATTATATGCGAAAACGGCAAACCAGCGCAGGGTATTTAGAAATCAATACCCCAGATATTATGGAACGAAGTCTCTGGGAACAATCTGGCCATTGGGAGAAATTCGGCGAAAATATGTTCACCACTGAAGCAAGAGAGGATCGTATTTTTGCCTTAAAACCTATGAATTGTCCAGGCGGTGTTCAGGTTTATAAACAGGGTATAAAAAGTTACCGAGACTTGCCCCAACGCATCTCCGAGTTTGGCAAAGTGCACCGCTATGAACCATCTGGTGCTCTTCACGGTCTAATGCGCGTCCGTGCTTTTACCCAAGATGACGCGCATATATTCTGTACAGAGGAACAAATCACCCAAGAGTGCTGCACAGTATGTCGACTTATTTTAGATATATATCACGATTTTGGGTTTACAGATGTACGCATTAAGTTCTCAGATAGGCCAGCAATTCGTATTGGATCTGATGCCATTTGGGATAAATCTGAGGCAGCTTTGAAAGCAGCGGTTGAAGCGACAGGCCTAGTTTGTGTAACCAATCCAGGAGAAGGAGCATTCTACGGGCCAAAACTTGAGTTTGTTTTGCGTGATGCTATCGGTCGTGATTGGCAGTGCGGCACTTTGCAGGTTGACCTTAATCTTCCAGGTCGCCTTGGGGCAACCTATATCGGGGCTGATGGTGAAAAACATACTCCAGTGATGCTACATAGGGCTTTGTTTGGTTCTCTCGAGCGTTTCATTGGTATATTACTAGAGCACTATTCTGGGATTCTGCCCCTTTGGTTAGCGCCAGTGCAACTTGTTATAACTACTATAACGAGTGACGCAGACGACTATGCAGCCAAGGTTCTAGAGATTTGTGAGGCGAATGGACTTCGTGCTGAGGCTGATACTCGAAACGAGAAGATTAATTATAAAATCCGTGAACATTCACATGCTAAAGTGCCTATATTGTATGTGATAGGCAAGAGAGAGGCAGAAGAGGGTACAGTTGCAATTCGACGACTAGGTGGAAAACAGCAAGAAGTTCTTGCGCTTACTGACGCGATAACTAGACTTACAAAAGAAGCCTTACCTCCGCATGCCAGTTAA
- a CDS encoding glycosyltransferase family 9 protein produces the protein MSCDNREHVLVIKLGALGDFVQALGPFQAIRQHHRSAHITLLTTSRFSGIGAASGFFDEIFTNVPSAWWHFGERLRLSGFLNSSRFTRVYDLQTSRRSSTFLRMFQGFKPEWSGIAKGCSHHHDNPSRDLMHTIERQKEQLHIAGILNVPAPNLEWLDADVDHFSLNGDFVLIVPGGSARRLKKRWPVHKYIDLANNLLLCGLLPVLLGGEDEKDVLDSIHLGCSRARNLCAKTNLFEVAGLARRAVGAIGNDTGPMHITAAVGCPSVVLYSADSNPGLCGQRGEAVKIIRRTSLVDLDSKDVICGLKDVKGR, from the coding sequence GTGAGTTGCGACAACCGAGAGCACGTATTGGTAATAAAGCTCGGAGCACTTGGCGATTTTGTTCAGGCTTTAGGACCCTTCCAAGCAATACGGCAGCATCACCGGTCCGCTCACATTACCCTTTTGACAACTTCGAGGTTCTCAGGCATCGGAGCTGCTAGTGGTTTTTTTGATGAAATCTTTACTAATGTGCCGTCTGCGTGGTGGCATTTTGGTGAAAGATTGAGACTTAGCGGGTTCCTTAATAGTAGTAGGTTTACGCGAGTTTATGATTTGCAAACTTCTAGGCGCAGCAGTACATTTTTAAGGATGTTCCAAGGATTTAAGCCAGAATGGTCGGGTATCGCTAAAGGTTGTTCTCATCATCACGATAACCCTAGCCGTGATCTTATGCACACAATCGAGCGTCAAAAAGAACAATTACACATAGCAGGTATCTTAAACGTGCCGGCACCCAATCTCGAATGGTTGGACGCAGATGTTGATCATTTTTCACTTAATGGTGATTTTGTTTTGATCGTTCCCGGTGGTTCAGCTCGCCGACTGAAAAAGCGTTGGCCCGTCCATAAATACATCGATCTTGCTAATAATCTACTTCTTTGCGGCCTGCTGCCGGTCTTGTTGGGAGGGGAGGATGAAAAAGATGTCTTGGATTCTATTCATCTTGGCTGCAGTCGAGCGCGTAATCTTTGTGCTAAGACCAACCTTTTTGAGGTAGCTGGGCTAGCCCGACGAGCGGTGGGGGCGATAGGAAATGATACAGGGCCTATGCACATTACTGCAGCTGTCGGATGCCCATCCGTGGTCCTATATTCTGCTGATTCTAATCCCGGTTTATGTGGTCAACGCGGAGAGGCAGTTAAGATTATCCGAAGGACGTCGCTGGTTGACTTGGATAGTAAAGATGTGATTTGCGGCTTGAAAGACGTCAAAGGGCGTTGA
- a CDS encoding glycosyltransferase family 4 protein: protein MTEIENTTPIKSRPVILQVLPSLETGGAEKGCIDVAKAITESGGIALVASSGGKMVRDLDRAGVHHINMPVNTKNPLRMHMNVNKLISVIRDFNVDIVHARSRAPAWSCYKACNATKTHFITTFHGTYNISSGLKRHYNSIMTRGEPVIAISRFIAEHMKNEYQVNSERIRLIYRGVDIESYNPSAVTAGRIVQLAEKWRLTDGVPVIILPGRLTRWKGQSVLIKALAELGEMEFRCLLVGDDQGRSGYRQELISLVKKLRLGSKVHFVGHCDDMPAAYMLADVVISASTDPEAFGRVMVEGQALGKPVIGADHGASRELILPNETGWLVPPNKTSALASMLKHVLSLDTPFREELASRAISNVRANFTRAQMCAKTVDVYYEVLG, encoded by the coding sequence ATGACAGAAATTGAAAATACCACCCCAATTAAGTCTCGGCCTGTTATTTTGCAAGTTTTACCTTCTTTGGAAACTGGGGGAGCGGAAAAAGGCTGTATCGATGTTGCGAAGGCGATTACAGAGTCAGGTGGTATTGCGCTTGTGGCATCTAGCGGCGGCAAAATGGTGCGCGATTTAGACCGTGCTGGAGTGCATCACATCAACATGCCGGTAAATACTAAGAATCCTTTACGCATGCATATGAACGTTAATAAATTGATATCTGTCATCAGAGATTTTAACGTGGATATCGTGCATGCTAGAAGTCGCGCGCCGGCTTGGAGTTGTTACAAGGCATGCAATGCCACAAAAACCCATTTTATAACAACTTTTCACGGAACATATAATATTTCATCAGGTCTAAAGCGACACTACAATTCGATTATGACACGAGGCGAGCCAGTTATTGCCATCTCAAGGTTTATCGCTGAACATATGAAGAACGAGTATCAGGTCAATTCGGAGAGGATAAGACTTATTTACAGAGGAGTAGATATTGAGTCTTATAACCCTTCGGCAGTAACAGCTGGTCGTATAGTGCAATTGGCTGAAAAGTGGCGCCTTACAGATGGCGTTCCGGTAATTATTTTGCCGGGTCGACTTACTAGATGGAAAGGGCAGTCAGTGCTGATCAAGGCACTGGCCGAGCTTGGAGAAATGGAGTTTAGATGTCTTTTGGTTGGGGACGACCAAGGCCGTTCCGGTTATCGTCAGGAACTGATATCGCTGGTTAAAAAGCTTCGGCTTGGCAGTAAGGTACATTTTGTTGGTCACTGTGACGATATGCCTGCTGCATACATGTTGGCTGATGTTGTCATCTCGGCATCAACGGATCCGGAAGCATTTGGGCGTGTGATGGTGGAGGGTCAGGCCCTTGGTAAACCCGTTATTGGAGCTGACCATGGCGCTAGTCGAGAACTTATTTTGCCTAACGAAACTGGGTGGTTGGTGCCTCCGAATAAAACTAGTGCGTTGGCTAGCATGCTGAAGCATGTACTGTCACTTGATACTCCATTCCGGGAGGAGCTAGCTTCGCGTGCGATTTCCAATGTAAGGGCCAATTTCACCCGCGCTCAAATGTGTGCAAAAACAGTCGATGTTTATTATGAGGTCCTCGGTTGA
- a CDS encoding alpha/beta fold hydrolase, translating to MVNEPASLACIDGTHLAYHHSAGDEPGVLFCTGFRSNMTGKKATSIEDWCQSQGQQFTRFDYRGHGKSGGNFRDLTIGDWLKDTISILDSVTDGPQLLVGSSMGGWISFLAANARPEKVAGIIGIAPAVDMTKRALSNLSAEAKRELSETGAWMRPSKYDAQGYPITKKLLDEGELHLLLPGPINFQGPVRILHGMRDDAVPWELSLEIAAALISDDVHINLIKDGDHRLSRPKDTALLLSLVSSFLATSKGF from the coding sequence ATGGTCAATGAGCCAGCAAGTCTTGCTTGTATCGATGGCACCCACCTTGCCTATCACCATTCGGCTGGGGACGAACCAGGAGTACTTTTTTGTACTGGTTTTCGTTCCAACATGACTGGAAAGAAAGCAACTTCAATAGAGGATTGGTGCCAAAGCCAAGGGCAGCAATTTACAAGGTTCGACTATCGTGGTCACGGTAAGTCTGGAGGTAACTTCAGAGATTTAACCATTGGAGATTGGCTAAAAGACACAATTTCAATCCTCGATTCGGTAACGGATGGACCCCAGCTTTTGGTAGGATCCTCTATGGGTGGTTGGATTTCATTCCTTGCCGCTAATGCCCGCCCTGAAAAAGTCGCTGGCATCATAGGTATCGCGCCAGCAGTTGACATGACAAAACGTGCTCTTTCGAACTTAAGCGCAGAGGCCAAACGCGAACTTTCTGAGACGGGAGCGTGGATGCGTCCATCCAAATATGATGCCCAAGGTTATCCAATCACGAAAAAACTACTGGACGAAGGCGAACTCCATCTCCTCTTGCCTGGCCCTATCAATTTTCAAGGGCCCGTCAGAATCCTTCATGGAATGAGGGATGATGCAGTGCCGTGGGAATTGTCTTTGGAAATTGCAGCAGCTTTAATTTCAGACGACGTACATATAAATCTCATAAAGGATGGAGACCACAGATTATCGAGACCCAAAGATACTGCACTCCTTCTGAGCTTGGTCAGCTCATTTTTGGCGACTTCAAAAGGCTTTTAA
- a CDS encoding SDR family oxidoreductase: protein MSNKKKRLFCFGFGYCALALMKPLRDAGWQIAGTYRSKGSLSSLTEEGVEAYLFDGTTPMCPLPSALLDASHVLVSAPPTARGDPVLTYHGDDLAQLKKLAWVGYLSTTGVYGDWKGGWVDESSELKTINERGKHRIKAENEWLKLWEQFGVPVHIFRLAGIYGPGRNAIETVRTGRARRIKKRGQVFSRIHVDDISQVLAASISMPHPSRIYNVCDNEAAPPQDVISYACYLLGVEPPPLIPFEGAGLSPMARSFYSENKRVSNLRISKELGVQLKWPDYRLGLKSLLKSPKMS from the coding sequence ATGAGCAATAAAAAAAAGCGTCTTTTTTGTTTTGGGTTTGGCTACTGTGCCCTTGCCTTGATGAAACCACTCCGGGATGCGGGTTGGCAAATAGCGGGCACTTATCGTTCAAAGGGGTCATTGTCGTCCCTGACTGAGGAGGGCGTTGAAGCTTACTTGTTCGACGGGACTACACCGATGTGTCCATTACCAAGCGCATTGCTAGATGCAAGTCATGTCTTGGTTTCAGCCCCACCAACGGCTCGCGGAGATCCTGTCCTTACCTATCATGGCGATGACTTGGCCCAACTTAAAAAGCTTGCCTGGGTAGGCTATCTATCCACCACTGGCGTTTACGGTGACTGGAAAGGGGGTTGGGTTGATGAAAGCTCAGAATTAAAAACAATTAATGAACGCGGCAAACATAGAATAAAAGCAGAGAATGAGTGGTTAAAGCTTTGGGAACAATTTGGTGTGCCTGTGCACATTTTTCGCCTTGCAGGGATTTATGGGCCAGGACGCAACGCGATCGAGACTGTAAGGACAGGCCGTGCACGTCGAATTAAGAAGCGGGGACAGGTGTTTAGTCGTATTCATGTGGACGATATTTCGCAGGTGCTTGCTGCATCGATTTCAATGCCACACCCTAGTCGAATATATAACGTATGCGACAATGAAGCGGCTCCACCGCAAGACGTGATCTCTTATGCTTGCTATTTGTTAGGAGTTGAACCTCCCCCGCTTATTCCTTTCGAGGGGGCCGGCCTGTCCCCAATGGCACGCAGCTTTTATTCGGAAAACAAGCGGGTTTCCAACTTAAGAATTAGTAAGGAGTTAGGGGTTCAACTTAAATGGCCCGACTACAGGTTGGGCCTTAAAAGCCTTTTGAAGTCGCCAAAAATGAGCTGA
- a CDS encoding glutathione S-transferase family protein: MRTLYHLWLSPGCRKIRVAMSEKKLQFDMRLEKVWERREDFVAMNPACDVPVLEEPGHKIICDSYALAEYLDDKYPEPQLYGDTAEASAEVRRLVSWFDGKFQSEVTTNLVDEKILKRFLKMGEPNSQAIRAGSTNIHYHLDYIGWLIEERQWLAGDRFSYADISAAAHLSCVDYLGDVPWEEHRPAKEWYARMKSRPSFREILGDHIPGYPPPEYYADPDF; the protein is encoded by the coding sequence ATGCGTACTCTTTACCATCTATGGTTGTCTCCGGGTTGCCGAAAAATACGAGTAGCTATGTCGGAAAAAAAACTTCAATTCGACATGAGGCTTGAAAAAGTGTGGGAGCGACGAGAAGATTTTGTGGCTATGAATCCGGCGTGCGATGTGCCTGTACTGGAGGAACCTGGGCACAAAATCATATGCGATTCTTACGCGCTAGCTGAATACCTCGACGACAAATATCCAGAACCCCAGCTTTATGGAGACACTGCTGAAGCTAGCGCTGAGGTCCGTCGTTTGGTCTCTTGGTTTGACGGTAAATTTCAAAGCGAAGTCACCACTAATTTGGTGGACGAGAAGATTTTGAAACGATTTTTAAAAATGGGTGAGCCGAACTCTCAGGCAATACGGGCGGGCTCTACCAACATTCATTATCACCTTGACTACATCGGATGGCTGATTGAAGAGCGTCAGTGGCTGGCTGGTGATAGGTTTAGTTATGCAGATATATCGGCAGCAGCGCATCTCTCTTGCGTTGACTACTTGGGCGATGTGCCATGGGAAGAGCACCGTCCGGCGAAAGAGTGGTATGCGAGGATGAAATCACGTCCAAGCTTTCGCGAGATTCTCGGCGATCATATACCAGGCTACCCACCACCCGAGTATTATGCCGATCCAGATTTTTGA
- a CDS encoding undecaprenyl-diphosphate phosphatase — protein sequence MELYQLTILALVQGVTEFLPISSSGHLVIISKVLGWSDQGLTIDVALHFGTLGAVLVYFWRDLWQMLLGLGRLCLGIPNSHSKRAINLLVATTPVALLAFFAHDQVEAYFRNLEVIAWATIGFGILLWIADKVTLTIHRCDDLKLFHALFIGVAQVLAFIPGTSRAGITITAGRLLSMDRAEAARFSMLLSIPTIAGISAVSGIGLYQQENITIQIEALIAIGLSFVAGLIAITTLLRWLNHSSFTPFVVYRLILGGGLLFMVYY from the coding sequence ATGGAGCTCTACCAGCTCACTATTCTAGCCTTAGTGCAGGGTGTAACCGAATTTCTCCCTATAAGTTCCTCCGGCCATTTAGTTATAATCTCCAAAGTGTTGGGTTGGTCTGATCAAGGACTGACGATCGACGTCGCATTACACTTCGGAACACTAGGCGCCGTCCTAGTCTATTTTTGGCGAGACCTCTGGCAAATGCTGCTTGGTTTAGGCCGTCTGTGTTTGGGGATACCAAATTCGCATTCAAAACGCGCAATTAATTTGCTTGTAGCAACCACTCCGGTTGCACTGCTAGCCTTTTTTGCTCACGATCAAGTGGAAGCATATTTTCGAAATTTGGAAGTCATTGCATGGGCAACCATTGGATTCGGCATATTACTGTGGATCGCTGACAAAGTAACCCTTACCATACACAGGTGTGATGACCTTAAGCTCTTCCATGCACTATTTATCGGTGTTGCACAGGTTCTTGCATTTATCCCCGGAACTAGTAGAGCAGGCATCACCATAACAGCGGGACGCTTATTAAGCATGGACCGAGCTGAAGCAGCCCGCTTCTCAATGCTACTTTCAATACCAACAATCGCTGGAATTTCGGCAGTCTCTGGAATTGGGCTTTACCAACAAGAAAATATCACGATACAGATAGAAGCATTAATTGCTATTGGGCTTTCCTTTGTTGCAGGTTTAATAGCAATTACAACTCTGCTTCGCTGGCTAAATCACTCGAGCTTTACACCATTTGTAGTCTATCGGCTCATTTTAGGTGGAGGGCTTCTGTTTATGGTTTACTACTAA
- a CDS encoding complex I NDUFA9 subunit family protein, with product MRSRLITVLGASGFIGSYVVKRLAKQGYLVRAAVRDPYGASFLKPMGDVGQVTPVQANVRIKESVIRAIDGADGVINLVGIFRQIGKQRFDAVHYQGAKNVAQAAADVGSRCLVHMSALGASPHSPSIYAQSKAAGEKAVTEAFPKVTIMRPSIVFGPQDNFFNRLAALACFSPVMPVLGCPCPKYNAGKIDLFGNGGTLFQPVYAGDVADAIVRTLENDTYVGRVCELGGPEVFSFREIIEKILHNTGRKNFLMPVPFRLASIVAFLAESMPVPPLTRDQVTLLRNNSVLDSGANGFLPFDITPTSVDVILPSYLDKYCKGGRFSRFSGA from the coding sequence ATGAGATCGAGGCTAATAACGGTACTTGGAGCGTCCGGATTCATCGGTAGCTATGTAGTAAAGAGGTTAGCAAAGCAAGGGTACCTGGTCCGTGCTGCGGTTCGAGATCCGTATGGTGCATCTTTTTTGAAACCCATGGGTGACGTAGGTCAAGTAACGCCGGTACAGGCTAATGTTCGAATTAAGGAATCAGTCATCAGGGCGATAGATGGAGCTGATGGGGTAATAAACTTAGTCGGTATATTTCGACAAATTGGCAAGCAGCGTTTCGATGCAGTCCATTATCAAGGAGCTAAAAATGTTGCGCAAGCAGCAGCGGATGTCGGGAGTAGATGTTTGGTGCATATGTCCGCACTTGGCGCCTCACCGCATTCACCGTCAATATATGCGCAAAGTAAAGCGGCTGGAGAAAAAGCTGTAACAGAAGCCTTTCCAAAAGTGACTATCATGAGGCCAAGTATCGTTTTCGGACCGCAAGACAATTTCTTCAATCGGTTAGCTGCCCTAGCTTGCTTTTCACCGGTGATGCCTGTCCTCGGTTGCCCGTGTCCTAAATACAATGCGGGCAAGATAGACCTTTTTGGAAATGGAGGCACTCTTTTCCAGCCGGTTTATGCTGGTGATGTAGCTGACGCAATCGTTCGGACTTTAGAAAATGATACTTACGTAGGCAGAGTCTGCGAACTCGGGGGTCCTGAGGTTTTTAGCTTCAGAGAAATAATAGAAAAGATTTTGCACAACACAGGACGAAAGAATTTTTTGATGCCTGTTCCTTTTAGACTTGCCTCGATAGTCGCATTCCTTGCTGAGTCGATGCCTGTCCCACCATTAACGCGCGACCAAGTTACGCTGCTTAGAAATAACAGTGTCCTTGATAGCGGAGCCAATGGGTTCTTGCCATTTGATATTACGCCCACCTCTGTCGACGTCATTCTCCCTAGCTATCTTGATAAATATTGCAAGGGGGGAAGATTTAGTCGTTTTAGTGGAGCCTAA
- a CDS encoding ribonuclease D has protein sequence MSTHLHLGDLPNDLDLGNLVAVDTETMGLKLHRDRLCVVQLSAGDGDAHVVKMPQNNICAPNLVRLLSHQNTVKLFHFARFDIGVLTHYLNCRCQPVFCTKIASRLVRTYTDKHGLRDLCKAFLDLDISKQQQSSDWGALELSKAQIEYAASDVLYLHAIWEKLEEMLIREGLMDLAQAAFDFLPFRSALDIKGFEDDDIFAHH, from the coding sequence TTGAGTACTCATTTGCATCTTGGCGACTTGCCAAACGATCTCGATCTCGGCAACCTTGTAGCAGTTGATACTGAGACAATGGGGTTGAAATTGCACAGAGACCGTCTCTGCGTGGTCCAGCTCTCAGCTGGGGATGGAGACGCCCATGTGGTCAAAATGCCACAAAATAATATTTGTGCGCCAAACCTTGTCAGATTACTTTCACATCAGAATACAGTTAAGCTGTTCCATTTTGCCCGGTTTGACATAGGCGTCTTAACGCATTACCTCAACTGCCGATGTCAGCCCGTATTTTGCACTAAAATAGCGTCTCGTTTAGTTCGAACGTATACTGACAAGCATGGATTGAGAGATTTGTGTAAAGCATTTCTTGATTTGGACATATCGAAGCAGCAACAATCATCGGACTGGGGGGCCTTAGAGCTGTCAAAGGCGCAAATTGAATATGCAGCGAGCGATGTTCTGTATCTTCATGCGATCTGGGAGAAACTCGAAGAAATGCTGATACGAGAGGGCCTCATGGATTTGGCGCAAGCTGCGTTTGACTTTTTACCATTTCGTTCTGCATTAGACATCAAGGGATTTGAAGATGACGACATCTTCGCGCATCACTAA